One Vibrio sp. 16 genomic window carries:
- the rsxC gene encoding electron transport complex subunit RsxC — protein sequence MLSLIEQIRTGALWDFPGGIHPPENKRQSIQSPIARASLPSEIVLPVKQHIGKPGTITVNVGDEVKKGEALTKYDTSFMLPIHAPTSGKVVAIEHRTTAHPSGLSELCIVIHPDGEETWIDRACVEDYRQSSPDELIEIIRQAGISGMGGAGFPTAKKIQSGLARTEILIVNAAECEPYITADDMLMQEHADEIIQGIEIVEHILKPKLTIIGIEDNKPNAVAALQHAALNKDIVIRVIPTKYPSGGEKQLIKILTNKEVPANGIPADIGLLVQNVGSLQAIKRAVCDGEPLIERIVTLTGDTFKQPRNVWARIGTPVQALLDEFGYKADKKLPRLIMGGPMMGFTLPHANVPITKTANCILAPTRKEISPDHYEMACIRCGQCAEVCPASLLPQQLQWHAKAEEFDKCEELNLKDCIECGACAFVCPSEIPLVQYYRQAKAEIRTRKEEAEAAERAKIRFEEKKARMERDKAERENRFKKAADDRRKEMKNSGSDDAIAAAIARVKAQKSDNAAAENEVKPAVAAAIAKAKAKQAAAQHSGSSEPDNSEMMKLREERKRQARERKAQKAQQSPSEHSADSSDKKDAVAAAIARAKARKAAQGAEEAQPEAKPQVEAAEAEPAQAGDPKKAAVAAAIARAKARKAAQGAEQTQPETKPQVEETEAEPVQADDPKKAAVAAAIARAKARKAAQQTDQAQPEAKPQIEETEVEPAQADDPKKAAVAAAIARAKARKAAQGAEETQPETKPQVEEAEAEPAQADDPKKAAVAAAIARAKARKAAQEAEQAQPEAKPQVEEAETEPAQADDPKKVAVAAAIARAKARKAAQQQAKEQQNSEEKE from the coding sequence ATGTTGTCATTAATCGAACAAATTAGAACGGGCGCTCTCTGGGATTTTCCAGGCGGTATTCACCCACCAGAAAACAAGCGACAGTCCATTCAATCACCCATCGCGCGTGCCAGTCTCCCTAGCGAGATTGTCTTGCCTGTCAAACAGCACATTGGCAAACCGGGTACGATAACCGTGAATGTGGGTGACGAGGTCAAAAAAGGCGAAGCCCTAACCAAGTACGACACCAGCTTTATGCTACCTATCCACGCTCCAACCTCCGGCAAGGTTGTAGCGATAGAGCATAGAACAACCGCTCACCCTTCAGGATTATCTGAGCTGTGCATTGTCATTCATCCAGATGGCGAAGAGACCTGGATAGATCGCGCATGCGTGGAAGACTATCGCCAATCCTCCCCTGATGAACTAATTGAAATTATCCGCCAAGCGGGTATTTCAGGCATGGGTGGCGCAGGCTTCCCGACGGCGAAGAAGATTCAATCTGGCTTAGCACGTACTGAGATATTAATCGTCAACGCGGCGGAGTGTGAACCGTACATCACCGCAGATGACATGTTGATGCAAGAACATGCCGACGAAATCATCCAAGGTATCGAAATTGTTGAGCATATTCTCAAGCCGAAACTGACCATCATTGGCATTGAAGACAATAAACCAAACGCGGTCGCGGCTCTACAACACGCGGCACTGAATAAAGACATTGTCATCCGAGTGATTCCGACCAAATACCCTTCTGGTGGTGAGAAACAGCTCATCAAAATTCTTACCAATAAAGAAGTGCCAGCAAATGGGATACCTGCAGATATTGGTTTGCTGGTGCAAAATGTCGGCTCGCTACAGGCTATCAAGCGCGCGGTTTGCGACGGCGAACCACTTATCGAGCGCATCGTTACTTTAACAGGCGATACCTTTAAGCAGCCAAGAAACGTTTGGGCGCGAATCGGTACTCCTGTGCAAGCGCTGCTCGATGAATTTGGCTACAAAGCCGATAAAAAACTGCCTCGCCTAATTATGGGCGGCCCTATGATGGGGTTCACCTTGCCACATGCCAATGTGCCCATCACCAAAACCGCAAACTGCATCCTCGCACCGACTCGCAAAGAGATCTCACCAGACCACTATGAGATGGCGTGTATTCGTTGCGGTCAGTGTGCAGAAGTCTGCCCCGCGTCATTGCTTCCTCAACAACTCCAGTGGCACGCCAAAGCTGAAGAGTTCGATAAGTGTGAAGAGCTAAACCTAAAAGACTGTATTGAATGTGGGGCGTGTGCGTTTGTCTGCCCGAGTGAAATTCCACTTGTTCAATACTACCGCCAAGCAAAAGCAGAAATTCGCACTCGTAAAGAAGAAGCGGAAGCGGCAGAGCGCGCGAAAATACGCTTTGAAGAGAAAAAAGCGCGCATGGAGCGAGATAAAGCCGAACGAGAAAATCGCTTCAAGAAAGCGGCCGACGATCGTCGCAAAGAGATGAAAAACTCTGGCAGTGATGATGCGATCGCCGCCGCTATCGCACGCGTAAAAGCGCAAAAATCGGATAATGCAGCTGCTGAAAATGAGGTGAAACCTGCGGTTGCCGCTGCCATTGCCAAAGCGAAGGCGAAGCAGGCTGCTGCGCAACATTCAGGCAGTAGCGAACCCGACAATTCCGAAATGATGAAGTTGCGTGAGGAACGTAAACGCCAAGCTCGTGAGCGAAAAGCACAAAAAGCTCAACAATCGCCTTCAGAGCATAGTGCTGACAGCTCAGACAAAAAAGACGCTGTTGCTGCTGCCATCGCACGAGCAAAAGCGCGCAAAGCCGCGCAAGGAGCAGAGGAAGCTCAACCGGAAGCTAAGCCTCAAGTTGAGGCAGCCGAAGCTGAACCTGCTCAAGCGGGAGACCCGAAAAAAGCCGCTGTAGCTGCAGCTATTGCACGAGCAAAAGCGCGTAAAGCTGCACAAGGAGCAGAGCAAACTCAACCGGAAACTAAGCCGCAAGTTGAGGAAACCGAAGCTGAGCCTGTACAGGCGGACGATCCGAAAAAAGCCGCTGTAGCAGCTGCCATTGCACGAGCAAAAGCGCGCAAAGCCGCGCAACAAACAGATCAAGCTCAACCAGAAGCGAAGCCTCAAATTGAGGAAACCGAGGTTGAGCCTGCGCAAGCAGACGATCCGAAAAAAGCCGCCGTTGCTGCTGCCATTGCACGAGCTAAAGCGCGTAAAGCCGCGCAAGGAGCAGAGGAAACTCAACCGGAAACTAAGCCGCAAGTTGAGGAAGCCGAGGCTGAACCTGCTCAAGCGGACGATCCGAAAAAAGCCGCTGTCGCTGCTGCCATTGCACGAGCAAAAGCGCGTAAAGCTGCGCAAGAAGCAGAGCAAGCTCAACCAGAAGCGAAGCCGCAAGTTGAGGAAGCCGAGACTGAGCCTGCTCAAGCGGACGATCCGAAAAAAGTTGCTGTTGCTGCTGCCATTGCACGAGCCAAAGCGCGCAAAGCTGCGCAACAACAAGCAAAAGAACAACAAAATTCTGAGGAGAAAGAGTAG
- the rsxD gene encoding electron transport complex subunit RsxD codes for MAFFIASSPHAHSRRSTPDLMKWVALCALPGLAAQTYFFGWGTLIQLILALAVGLSLEALVMVCRKRSPMSALRDNSAVVTAWLLAIAIPPFSPWWIVVIGLIFAIVIAKHLYGGIGQNLFNPAMVAYVVLLISFPVQMTSWVSPNELQATSISMGDAFSLIFTGFNLDGLSLQQIRTGIDGVTMATPLDAFKTALLTGNTASEAMSQPQFGALAGIGWEWVNLAYLIGGLALIKLRVISWHIPVSFLLGLTAASGLFLLLAPGETASPILHLLSGATMLGAFFIATDPVSASTTVKGRLIFGAFIGVMVFIIRSWGGFPDGVAFAVLLGNMCVPLIDYYTKPRTYGH; via the coding sequence GTGGCCTTTTTTATTGCCAGCTCACCCCATGCGCACAGTCGCAGAAGCACTCCTGACCTAATGAAGTGGGTTGCCTTATGTGCACTACCAGGCTTGGCAGCACAAACCTACTTCTTTGGTTGGGGAACCCTAATTCAGCTAATACTCGCTTTAGCTGTCGGCTTAAGCCTAGAAGCGTTAGTGATGGTTTGCCGCAAGCGCTCTCCGATGTCGGCACTGCGTGACAACAGCGCCGTAGTAACCGCTTGGTTGCTTGCGATCGCCATTCCACCATTCTCTCCTTGGTGGATTGTTGTCATCGGTCTTATTTTTGCCATTGTCATCGCGAAGCACTTGTATGGCGGCATAGGACAGAACCTATTCAATCCTGCCATGGTCGCTTATGTCGTCTTGCTCATCTCTTTCCCTGTCCAGATGACAAGCTGGGTATCACCGAATGAGCTGCAAGCGACATCTATCTCAATGGGGGATGCATTCTCGCTCATCTTTACCGGATTCAACTTAGATGGTCTATCGCTGCAACAAATTCGCACAGGTATCGATGGGGTTACGATGGCAACGCCACTGGATGCGTTTAAGACAGCCCTTCTTACCGGAAATACCGCGAGCGAAGCGATGTCTCAGCCACAATTTGGCGCTCTTGCTGGCATTGGCTGGGAATGGGTGAACTTAGCGTATCTGATTGGCGGTCTTGCGTTAATTAAACTTCGCGTCATTAGTTGGCATATTCCCGTCAGCTTTTTACTGGGTCTAACGGCGGCAAGTGGCCTGTTCCTATTATTGGCTCCGGGTGAAACCGCTTCACCAATACTGCACCTGCTCTCTGGGGCAACCATGCTAGGCGCGTTTTTTATCGCAACTGACCCAGTCTCTGCGTCAACCACGGTTAAGGGACGTTTGATATTCGGTGCTTTCATAGGTGTGATGGTGTTTATTATTCGAAGCTGGGGCGGCTTCCCAGACGGTGTCGCTTTTGCCGTTCTTTTAGGCAATATGTGCGTCCCTCTGATCGACTATTACACTAAGCCACGTACCTATGGACACTAA
- the rsxG gene encoding electron transport complex subunit RsxG, with protein MLNAIRKNGVVLAAFACASTGLVALTHYLTKDQIHQQEQAQLLSVLNQVIPQELHDNDLYQACTLVSDSALGTEQPMPVYMASISGQPSALAIEAIAPDGYNGAIKLIVGIAQNGKVLGSRILSHQETPGLGDKIDLRVSDWMLSFSGKTVTEENQSTWKVRKDGGQFDQFTGATITPRAVVKAVKNTVSYVNTHREQILNQPLNCGGNNE; from the coding sequence ATGTTAAACGCAATTCGTAAAAATGGTGTTGTCCTTGCCGCATTTGCTTGTGCTTCCACAGGCTTAGTCGCGTTGACGCACTACTTAACCAAAGACCAGATCCACCAGCAAGAGCAAGCTCAGCTGTTGTCAGTACTCAACCAAGTGATTCCTCAAGAGTTGCATGACAACGATCTATATCAAGCCTGCACACTTGTCAGTGACTCTGCTTTAGGCACCGAACAACCTATGCCGGTTTACATGGCATCGATCTCAGGACAACCCTCTGCATTGGCCATCGAAGCCATTGCACCTGATGGCTACAATGGCGCGATCAAATTGATTGTTGGCATTGCACAAAACGGAAAAGTTCTTGGTTCACGTATTCTAAGCCATCAAGAAACACCTGGCTTAGGTGACAAGATTGACCTGCGTGTCAGCGATTGGATGTTGAGTTTTTCGGGCAAAACGGTAACTGAAGAAAACCAATCAACCTGGAAAGTGCGTAAAGATGGCGGGCAATTCGATCAGTTTACTGGGGCAACCATTACACCGCGTGCTGTCGTAAAAGCCGTCAAGAATACCGTCTCTTACGTCAACACACATCGTGAGCAAATTCTCAACCAACCTCTAAACTGCGGAGGCAACAATGAGTGA
- a CDS encoding electron transport complex subunit E encodes MSEHKALIKNGMWDNNPALVQLLGLCPLLAVSSTVTNALGLGIATLLVLVGSNVTVSLVRDYVPKEVRIPVFVMIIAALVTCVQLLMNAYAYGLYLSLGIFIPLIVTNCIIIGRAEAFASKNDVLPSAQDGFWMGMGMTSVLVVLGAMREVIGNGTLFDGADLLLGEWAKALRIEVFQFDNSFLLALLPPGAFIGVGLLIAVKNIIDKQLEARQPKQEKPTIERARVTN; translated from the coding sequence ATGAGTGAACACAAAGCACTGATTAAAAATGGCATGTGGGACAACAACCCCGCACTGGTGCAGCTCCTCGGGCTTTGTCCACTGTTGGCGGTCTCTTCCACTGTCACCAACGCACTTGGACTGGGTATCGCCACGCTGTTGGTTCTCGTCGGATCCAACGTCACCGTTTCTCTAGTACGCGACTACGTACCAAAAGAAGTGCGTATCCCAGTGTTTGTAATGATCATTGCCGCACTGGTGACCTGTGTTCAGCTATTAATGAACGCATACGCCTATGGTTTGTACCTGTCGCTTGGGATTTTCATTCCACTGATCGTAACCAACTGCATCATCATTGGCCGCGCAGAAGCCTTCGCATCTAAAAATGATGTTTTACCGTCTGCGCAAGATGGTTTTTGGATGGGAATGGGCATGACAAGCGTGTTAGTCGTTCTCGGTGCAATGCGTGAAGTGATAGGCAATGGCACTTTATTTGATGGTGCAGACTTACTACTTGGTGAATGGGCCAAAGCGTTGAGAATCGAAGTCTTTCAGTTTGATAACAGCTTCTTGCTTGCCCTTCTCCCTCCGGGTGCCTTTATTGGTGTGGGGCTACTCATTGCCGTCAAAAATATCATCGATAAACAACTTGAAGCTCGCCAACCAAAACAAGAAAAACCAACGATAGAACGAGCGCGAGTAACAAACTAA
- the nth gene encoding endonuclease III, whose protein sequence is MNKDKRRQILERLRADNPNPQTELNWSTPFELLIAVLLSAQATDVSVNKATDKLYPVANTPQGLFDLGVDGVKEYIKTIGLFNSKAENVIKTCQILLEKHNGEVPEDREALEALPGVGRKTANVVLNTAFGWPTIAVDTHIYRVSNRTKFAMGKNVDQVEEKLLKVVPKEFKLDVHHWLILHGRYTCVARKPRCGSCIIEDLCEFKEKVYPES, encoded by the coding sequence ATGAACAAAGATAAACGCCGTCAAATATTAGAACGGCTGAGAGCAGACAACCCAAACCCGCAAACCGAGCTCAACTGGAGCACCCCTTTTGAGTTGTTGATTGCGGTCCTGCTTTCAGCGCAAGCCACCGATGTCAGTGTCAACAAAGCAACGGATAAGCTCTACCCTGTTGCCAACACCCCTCAGGGATTGTTTGATTTAGGGGTGGATGGTGTCAAAGAGTACATTAAGACCATCGGCTTGTTTAACTCGAAAGCTGAGAACGTGATTAAAACGTGTCAGATCTTATTGGAAAAACACAATGGTGAAGTACCAGAAGATCGCGAGGCACTAGAAGCCTTGCCGGGTGTCGGGCGTAAAACGGCGAATGTGGTGCTCAATACGGCCTTTGGTTGGCCTACCATTGCCGTCGATACCCACATCTACCGTGTATCCAATCGCACTAAATTTGCTATGGGCAAAAATGTCGACCAAGTTGAAGAGAAATTGCTTAAGGTCGTACCCAAAGAATTCAAATTGGATGTCCATCACTGGCTCATTCTTCATGGCCGCTATACTTGTGTGGCGCGCAAGCCGCGCTGCGGAAGCTGTATTATTGAAGACCTGTGTGAATTCAAAGAAAAAGTCTATCCAGAAAGTTAG
- the gloA gene encoding lactoylglutathione lyase, whose amino-acid sequence MSNGRILHTMLRVGDLDKSIQFYTEVMGMTLLRTNENKQYEYTLAFLGYGDESQGAVIELTYNWGTSEYDLGTAFGHIAIGVDDIYTTCDAIKAAGGNVTREPGPVKGGSTHIAFVKDPDGYMIELIQNKSATAGLEG is encoded by the coding sequence ATGTCAAACGGACGCATTCTGCACACTATGCTTCGCGTAGGTGATCTTGATAAATCAATCCAGTTTTACACCGAAGTCATGGGAATGACTCTACTTCGCACCAATGAAAACAAGCAGTACGAATACACGCTTGCATTCTTAGGTTATGGTGATGAATCGCAAGGTGCCGTGATTGAGTTAACTTACAACTGGGGTACGAGTGAGTACGACCTTGGTACCGCATTTGGCCATATCGCAATAGGTGTCGACGACATCTACACCACTTGTGACGCAATCAAAGCGGCAGGTGGCAACGTGACCCGAGAGCCAGGCCCAGTAAAAGGTGGTTCAACACATATTGCCTTTGTGAAAGACCCTGATGGCTACATGATCGAGCTTATTCAGAACAAATCGGCCACAGCGGGGCTAGAAGGTTAA
- a CDS encoding DUF2753 domain-containing protein yields the protein MGIAEWEKHTLLADMAMNEEDHLRSILHYQQALTLSERIGDADDVDVEDRLMISVISCHNMAMFWRQMGDVPYELKYLQLASEKVLTLVPQCPNSDCDAFIDSMGCCKKALIEFMKRHPNPKIAQLVQDIDTATNCNLIAKFRLN from the coding sequence ATGGGTATTGCAGAGTGGGAGAAACATACATTGCTCGCAGACATGGCAATGAATGAAGAGGATCACTTACGGAGTATTCTTCACTATCAACAAGCATTAACACTCAGTGAGCGTATCGGAGATGCCGATGACGTTGACGTCGAAGATCGCTTAATGATTTCGGTGATATCTTGTCACAATATGGCGATGTTCTGGCGCCAGATGGGTGATGTACCCTACGAGCTTAAATACCTTCAACTCGCATCTGAAAAAGTTTTAACCTTGGTTCCACAATGTCCAAACAGTGATTGTGACGCCTTTATCGATTCGATGGGGTGTTGTAAAAAAGCGTTGATCGAGTTTATGAAGCGCCATCCCAATCCGAAAATTGCCCAGCTAGTGCAAGATATCGACACCGCGACCAACTGCAATCTTATTGCTAAGTTCCGTTTAAACTAA
- the motY gene encoding flagellar protein MotY: MKKRFATGLTLALATIAHNSWAMDVRYVASPQQSQWQMITNTPLECRLVHPIPNYGDAVFSSFASKKINLDFELKMKRPMGKTRDVSLTSMPPAWRPGEGANRITNIRFFQQFDGYVGGQTAWSILSELEKGRYPTFSYQEWQSRDERVEVALSSVLFQNSYNAFSDCISNLLPYSFEDIAFTILHYDRTSVELNKQSQKRLAQIAEYIRHNQDIDLVLVSTYTDAEDSKSASQNLSERRAEVLQDYFKSLGLPEDRIRVQGYGKRRPVDDNASPIGKDRNRRVVISLGRTQV, encoded by the coding sequence ATGAAGAAGCGGTTTGCAACAGGACTGACACTCGCCTTAGCGACGATTGCACACAACAGTTGGGCAATGGATGTGCGCTACGTGGCTTCGCCACAACAGTCCCAGTGGCAAATGATCACCAATACACCGCTGGAGTGTCGTTTGGTTCATCCCATTCCGAATTATGGCGATGCTGTGTTTTCTTCTTTTGCCAGCAAAAAGATCAATCTTGATTTTGAGTTAAAAATGAAGCGCCCAATGGGGAAAACACGTGATGTTTCCTTAACGTCTATGCCACCGGCGTGGCGTCCGGGGGAAGGAGCTAACCGAATCACCAACATCCGATTTTTCCAGCAGTTTGACGGCTATGTCGGCGGGCAAACGGCGTGGAGTATACTCAGCGAGTTGGAAAAAGGGCGTTATCCAACGTTTAGTTATCAAGAGTGGCAAAGTCGTGATGAGCGTGTGGAAGTCGCGTTGTCATCAGTACTGTTCCAGAATTCCTACAATGCGTTTAGTGACTGTATCTCGAATTTATTGCCGTATAGCTTTGAAGATATCGCCTTTACGATTCTTCACTATGACCGAACCAGTGTTGAGTTAAACAAGCAATCACAGAAGCGTTTAGCGCAAATCGCGGAGTATATTCGTCATAATCAAGATATTGATTTGGTGTTGGTGTCCACTTACACCGATGCAGAAGACAGCAAGAGCGCCAGTCAAAATCTTTCAGAACGACGAGCTGAAGTGCTGCAAGATTACTTTAAGTCGTTAGGTTTACCTGAAGATCGCATTCGAGTGCAGGGCTATGGCAAACGACGCCCTGTGGATGATAACGCATCACCGATCGGAAAAGACCGAAACCGAAGGGTGGTGATTTCTCTGGGGCGAACTCAGGTCTAA
- the rnt gene encoding ribonuclease T, with the protein MTVENEALTLKKRFRGYFPVVIDVETAGFNAKTDALLEICAVTLKMDDSGDLQPASTIHFHVEPFEGANIEKEALDFIGLRDPFSPLRGAIPESEALKEIYKLVRKEQKAADCSRAIIVAHNAQFDHSFVMEASDRSKLKRVPFHPFATFDTATLSGLAYGQTVLAKACKAAGMEFDNKEAHSALYDTKKTAELFCGIVNKWKALGGWPLIDADAENNN; encoded by the coding sequence ATGACTGTAGAAAACGAAGCATTGACGCTTAAAAAACGCTTTCGCGGCTATTTCCCCGTAGTTATCGATGTTGAAACTGCAGGGTTCAACGCCAAAACCGATGCACTTTTGGAAATTTGTGCCGTTACTTTAAAAATGGATGACAGCGGCGATCTCCAACCCGCATCGACCATTCACTTTCATGTTGAGCCATTCGAAGGCGCCAATATCGAAAAAGAGGCGCTCGACTTTATCGGTCTTCGTGACCCATTTAGCCCACTTCGTGGCGCAATTCCCGAGTCAGAAGCACTCAAAGAAATTTACAAGCTAGTACGCAAAGAGCAAAAAGCGGCCGATTGCAGTCGTGCCATCATCGTCGCGCACAATGCTCAGTTTGATCACAGCTTCGTCATGGAAGCCAGTGACCGTAGCAAGCTTAAACGAGTCCCTTTCCATCCCTTCGCAACCTTCGACACCGCAACGCTAAGCGGCCTCGCTTACGGGCAAACTGTGTTAGCCAAAGCGTGTAAAGCTGCTGGGATGGAATTTGACAACAAAGAAGCCCACTCTGCTCTCTATGACACAAAAAAAACAGCAGAGCTTTTTTGCGGCATCGTCAATAAATGGAAAGCCCTAGGGGGTTGGCCACTCATTGACGCTGATGCCGAGAACAATAATTAA
- a CDS encoding Na+/H+ antiporter family protein, whose protein sequence is MNPVVISVCIMLLLALMRVNVVVALTFSAIVGGLVAGMSLNDAIAAFESGLGGGATIALSYAMLGTFAVAISKSGITDLLANSVIKRIHGQENGSASTGLKYAVLVALVLVTMSSQNIVPVHIAFIPILIPPLLGVFAKLKLDRRMIACVLTFGLVTPYMVLPVGFGGIFLNNILLKNLHDNGLENVVASQVPVAMLLPAAGMIFGLLTAIFFSYRKPRVYEETELTHVEESPKGINKKNIWVAAVGIVAALSVQLTTGSMIIGGLAGFMVFTFGGVIAWKETHDVFTKGVHMMAMIGFIMIAAAGFAAVMKQTGGVESLVEALSTSIGDNKPMAALLMLVVGLLVTMGIGSSFSTIPILATIYVPLAAAFGFSPMATIALVGTAAALGDAGSPASDSTLGPTSGLNADGQHEHIWETVVPTFVHYNIPLIIFGWIAAMIL, encoded by the coding sequence ATGAATCCTGTTGTTATTTCCGTATGTATCATGCTGCTCCTAGCACTGATGCGCGTGAATGTCGTGGTTGCCCTGACATTCAGTGCGATTGTCGGTGGTTTAGTTGCAGGCATGAGCTTGAATGACGCGATTGCTGCTTTTGAAAGCGGCCTTGGGGGCGGTGCAACAATTGCACTTAGCTATGCGATGCTCGGTACATTTGCTGTTGCGATCTCTAAGTCTGGTATCACAGACCTTCTTGCCAACAGTGTTATCAAACGCATTCACGGCCAAGAGAATGGCTCTGCATCGACAGGTCTTAAGTACGCCGTGCTTGTCGCCTTAGTGCTTGTGACCATGTCTTCACAAAACATTGTGCCTGTCCATATCGCCTTTATTCCCATTTTGATTCCACCTCTATTGGGCGTGTTCGCAAAACTGAAGCTAGACCGCCGCATGATTGCGTGTGTACTCACCTTCGGCTTAGTGACCCCCTACATGGTGCTACCTGTCGGCTTTGGCGGTATTTTCCTTAATAATATTCTGCTCAAAAACCTTCATGACAACGGTTTAGAAAATGTCGTTGCTAGTCAGGTTCCTGTTGCCATGCTTCTACCCGCTGCGGGGATGATCTTCGGTTTGTTGACGGCGATTTTCTTTAGCTACCGTAAGCCTCGTGTCTATGAAGAAACAGAACTTACGCACGTCGAAGAATCCCCTAAAGGCATCAACAAAAAGAACATCTGGGTTGCTGCCGTGGGTATTGTTGCGGCGTTGTCGGTTCAGCTGACAACAGGATCGATGATTATCGGCGGTTTGGCTGGCTTTATGGTCTTTACCTTCGGTGGTGTGATTGCATGGAAAGAGACGCACGACGTGTTTACCAAGGGCGTTCACATGATGGCTATGATAGGCTTTATCATGATTGCCGCAGCAGGCTTTGCCGCAGTAATGAAGCAGACAGGCGGTGTCGAATCTTTGGTTGAAGCATTATCAACCAGCATTGGTGACAACAAACCAATGGCAGCGCTATTGATGCTGGTTGTAGGCTTGTTGGTGACTATGGGCATTGGCTCTTCGTTCTCTACGATTCCAATTCTCGCAACGATTTACGTTCCTTTGGCGGCGGCATTTGGTTTCTCACCAATGGCAACCATTGCGCTTGTGGGCACAGCGGCGGCACTTGGTGACGCAGGTTCACCAGCATCAGATTCAACCTTAGGTCCAACATCAGGGCTTAACGCGGATGGCCAGCATGAACATATTTGGGAAACCGTCGTGCCCACCTTTGTGCACTACAACATCCCTCTCATCATTTTTGGCTGGATTGCCGCAATGATTCTGTAG
- the bamC gene encoding outer membrane protein assembly factor BamC, with protein MKLSHQLVLSSLAVFVLTACSGNATQRRQAKDDFEYLDTPALEEWKMAEGAEPQFYTNYQIPQGDYAGGIGKEVDIRPPQQVLELIPGARAERKQGETTLWLLRESELDTVWATAMKMLQEQNIGIREQTATRVETDWVTWSSEDEDVELGARYEIDRVKAGGRHGFKIALIDWKEAGKEMPVTALNKERYNALMTNLVTARYDLDLREEAQRKAQELVKHIPITMGSDRSGFPVIIARTPYNVLWQRLPRLLPNMGFTIEERNQSQGTIKAKYASPDDEFWTEIGVKPIGLSSGTYTFLFGDLGNRTSINVTDSSGKPVEEELLKDMVPVLSAVAGKNNQE; from the coding sequence ATGAAATTGTCTCACCAGCTAGTTCTCAGTTCGCTAGCTGTTTTTGTTTTAACAGCATGTTCTGGTAACGCGACTCAACGCCGTCAGGCGAAAGATGACTTTGAGTATCTTGATACTCCAGCGTTAGAAGAATGGAAGATGGCTGAAGGTGCGGAGCCTCAGTTTTATACCAACTATCAAATTCCTCAAGGTGATTACGCTGGTGGCATCGGAAAAGAGGTCGACATTCGCCCACCTCAGCAAGTGCTAGAGCTAATCCCAGGTGCTCGAGCAGAACGTAAGCAAGGTGAAACAACCCTATGGTTGCTCCGAGAGAGTGAGCTCGACACTGTTTGGGCGACGGCGATGAAAATGCTTCAAGAGCAAAACATCGGTATTCGTGAGCAAACCGCGACACGTGTCGAGACCGATTGGGTGACGTGGTCATCGGAAGATGAAGACGTTGAACTTGGTGCTCGCTATGAAATCGATAGAGTGAAAGCGGGCGGACGCCACGGCTTTAAAATTGCTCTAATCGACTGGAAAGAAGCAGGCAAAGAGATGCCTGTCACTGCGCTAAATAAAGAACGTTACAATGCCTTGATGACTAACTTGGTGACGGCGCGTTACGATCTTGACCTTCGTGAAGAAGCACAGCGCAAAGCGCAAGAATTGGTTAAGCATATTCCAATTACCATGGGCTCCGACCGAAGCGGTTTCCCTGTGATTATTGCTCGAACGCCTTATAACGTGCTTTGGCAACGCTTGCCGCGATTACTGCCAAATATGGGCTTTACGATTGAAGAGCGTAATCAGTCTCAAGGTACGATAAAAGCGAAGTATGCTTCGCCAGACGATGAGTTTTGGACAGAAATCGGCGTTAAGCCAATTGGTTTAAGTTCAGGTACTTACACCTTCTTGTTTGGTGACTTGGGTAACCGTACGTCAATTAACGTAACGGATTCCTCAGGTAAGCCAGTGGAAGAAGAATTACTGAAAGATATGGTACCTGTATTGAGCGCTGTAGCTGGTAAAAACAACCAAGAGTAA